From a region of the Basfia succiniciproducens genome:
- a CDS encoding YggL family protein codes for MAIKRNQRQRKKMHLAEFQELGFLVNWQFAENTAIEQVDEVVDRFIHDVIQPNGLAYEGSGYLQWEGLVCLEKLGKCDESHRELVKNWLESNGLQQVEVSALFDIWWDYPVKEA; via the coding sequence ATGGCTATCAAACGTAATCAAAGACAACGTAAAAAAATGCACCTTGCCGAATTCCAGGAATTAGGTTTCTTAGTAAATTGGCAATTTGCAGAAAATACGGCAATTGAACAAGTGGACGAGGTTGTTGATCGTTTTATTCACGATGTTATTCAGCCAAACGGTTTGGCTTATGAAGGCAGCGGTTATTTGCAATGGGAAGGTTTAGTTTGTTTGGAAAAATTAGGCAAATGTGACGAAAGCCACCGTGAGTTAGTAAAAAACTGGTTGGAATCCAACGGGTTACAACAAGTAGAAGTCAGCGCATTATTCGATATCTGGTGGGATTACCCTGTAAAAGAAGCGTAA
- the corA gene encoding magnesium/cobalt transporter CorA, which yields MINAFALENARLTRLDEDNLSTLNKAIWIDLVEPTSEEREILQDGLEQSLASFLELEDIEASARFFEDEDGLHLHSFFYCEDEEDYADLASVAFTIRDGRLFTLRDRDLPAFRLYRMRSRYQRLDECNAYEVLLDLFETKIEQLADVIETVYSDLERLSRVILDGKQGEAFDDALGTLTEQEDMSSKVRLCLMDTQRALSFLVRKTRLPANQLEQAREILRDIESLQPHNESLFQKVNFLMQAAMGYINIEQNRVMKFFSVVSVMFLPATLVASTYGMNFEFMPELGFKYGYPMAIGLMIAAGVTPYMYFKRKGWL from the coding sequence ATGATAAATGCATTTGCACTTGAAAATGCGCGCTTAACCCGTCTTGATGAGGATAATCTCAGTACGTTAAATAAAGCTATTTGGATTGATTTGGTCGAGCCTACCAGCGAAGAACGTGAGATTTTACAAGACGGCTTAGAGCAAAGTCTGGCTTCATTTCTTGAATTGGAAGACATTGAGGCGTCCGCACGTTTTTTCGAAGATGAAGACGGTTTGCATTTGCACTCGTTTTTTTATTGCGAAGACGAAGAAGATTATGCGGATTTAGCCAGTGTCGCCTTTACTATTCGCGACGGTCGTTTATTTACCCTGCGTGATCGTGATTTGCCCGCGTTCCGTTTGTATCGCATGCGTTCCCGTTATCAACGTTTGGACGAATGTAACGCTTATGAAGTGCTACTGGATTTATTTGAAACGAAAATCGAGCAGTTAGCCGACGTGATTGAAACCGTTTATTCCGATTTGGAACGTTTGAGTCGCGTGATTTTAGACGGCAAGCAGGGCGAGGCTTTTGACGACGCGCTTGGGACCTTAACCGAGCAGGAAGATATGAGCTCGAAAGTGCGTTTATGTTTGATGGATACTCAACGCGCGTTGAGTTTCTTAGTGCGCAAAACCCGCCTGCCGGCAAATCAGCTGGAGCAGGCCCGTGAAATTTTGCGAGATATCGAATCTCTGCAACCTCATAATGAATCTTTGTTCCAAAAAGTAAACTTTTTGATGCAGGCGGCCATGGGTTATATCAATATTGAGCAGAACAGAGTGATGAAATTTTTCTCCGTAGTATCGGTGATGTTCCTGCCGGCAACCTTAGTGGCTTCCACTTACGGTATGAACTTTGAATTTATGCCGGAACTGGGCTTTAAATACGGTTATCCGATGGCAATCGGCTTAATGATCGCTGCGGGCGTAACGCCATATATGTATTTTAAACGTAAAGGCTGGTTGTAA
- a CDS encoding YggT family protein has translation MSSISFLISTALGLYIFVLMLRMWLQYCKVDFYHPVSQGIVKLTNPVLTPLRKAIPTVKNIDLAALFFVFVLGMVKVPLLYIANGQWAAEIIRQEWLQYVLIGALTVVAAFGKMIFYVIFFGAILSWFNRGNDQFSYLLYQLGEPVLSPIRKILPRTGMIDFSPMVLAFGLFFADKVLYDIFGILWQLAS, from the coding sequence ATGAGTTCAATTTCATTTTTAATTAGTACGGCACTCGGCTTATATATATTCGTTTTGATGTTGCGTATGTGGTTGCAGTATTGCAAAGTTGATTTTTATCATCCTGTTTCTCAAGGAATCGTAAAACTGACCAACCCGGTTTTAACGCCGTTACGTAAAGCCATTCCGACGGTCAAAAACATCGATCTTGCCGCCTTATTTTTTGTGTTTGTATTAGGCATGGTGAAGGTACCGCTGTTATATATCGCAAACGGGCAATGGGCGGCGGAAATCATCCGTCAGGAATGGCTGCAATATGTGTTGATTGGCGCATTAACGGTGGTGGCTGCTTTCGGAAAAATGATCTTTTATGTGATCTTTTTCGGTGCGATTCTCAGTTGGTTTAATCGCGGTAATGATCAGTTCAGCTATTTGCTCTATCAATTAGGCGAACCCGTGTTATCGCCGATTCGTAAGATTTTACCGAGAACGGGAATGATTGATTTTTCACCGATGGTGCTGGCATTCGGTTTATTCTTTGCCGATAAAGTGCTGTATGACATTTTTGGTATTTTATGGCAGTTAGCCAGTTAA
- the yggU gene encoding DUF167 family protein YggU gives MSAIEQTTEGLRLRIFLQPKASRDKIIGIHDDELKIAITAPPVDGAANAHLLKYLSKAFKVPKSAIILEKGELNRHKQLFIPEPKLIPEELQPLL, from the coding sequence ATGTCGGCAATAGAACAAACGACGGAAGGCTTGCGTTTACGTATTTTTTTACAACCTAAAGCGAGTCGGGATAAAATTATCGGCATTCATGACGACGAATTAAAAATTGCGATTACCGCGCCGCCGGTAGATGGCGCGGCAAATGCACATTTACTGAAATATTTGAGCAAAGCGTTTAAAGTGCCGAAAAGCGCGATTATCCTGGAAAAAGGTGAGCTTAACCGCCATAAACAGTTATTTATTCCCGAACCGAAGTTAATTCCCGAAGAACTGCAGCCATTACTTTAA
- the tpiA gene encoding triose-phosphate isomerase: MARRPLVMGNWKLNGSKAFTKELIEGLKAELAGVEGCDVAIAPPVMYLAEAEAALAGSKIVLGSQNVDVNVKGAFTGDISTEMLKDFGAKYIIIGHSERRTYHKESDEFVAQKFGALKEAGLTPVLCIGESEAENEAGKTEEVCARQIDAVINALGVEAFNGAVIAYEPIWAIGTGKSATPAQAQAVHAFIRGHIAAKSQAVADQVIIQYGGSVNDANAAELFTQPDIDGALVGGASLKAPAFAVIVKAAAKAKA; this comes from the coding sequence ATGGCACGTCGTCCTTTAGTTATGGGTAACTGGAAATTAAACGGTAGCAAAGCGTTTACTAAAGAATTAATCGAAGGCTTAAAAGCCGAATTAGCGGGCGTTGAAGGTTGTGATGTGGCGATCGCTCCGCCGGTAATGTATCTTGCGGAAGCGGAAGCCGCACTTGCAGGCAGTAAAATCGTATTAGGTTCACAAAACGTTGATGTGAATGTCAAAGGCGCCTTCACCGGCGATATTTCAACCGAAATGTTAAAAGATTTCGGTGCGAAATATATTATTATCGGCCACTCCGAACGTCGCACATACCATAAAGAAAGCGATGAGTTTGTTGCACAAAAATTCGGTGCGTTAAAAGAAGCGGGTTTAACTCCTGTATTATGTATCGGTGAAAGCGAAGCGGAAAACGAAGCGGGTAAAACCGAAGAAGTTTGCGCACGTCAAATCGATGCGGTAATCAATGCCTTAGGCGTCGAAGCTTTCAACGGTGCGGTTATCGCTTATGAACCGATTTGGGCAATCGGTACCGGCAAATCTGCCACTCCTGCACAGGCACAAGCGGTTCACGCGTTTATCCGCGGCCATATCGCTGCAAAATCACAAGCGGTTGCGGATCAGGTCATTATCCAATACGGCGGTTCCGTAAATGATGCTAATGCTGCGGAATTATTCACTCAACCGGATATCGACGGTGCGTTAGTGGGCGGTGCTTCATTAAAAGCGCCTGCATTTGCGGTAATCGTTAAAGCGGCGGCAAAAGCAAAAGCTTAA
- a CDS encoding DciA family protein: MRKQKIVNIKDLVESSDLSKIMQKGLFLNRLNQQLQRWFPSQFKGMYRLANFTENGLHIEVANAVVRQGFLFRRQELLQLVQKEYPEITRLNFKINPELNR, from the coding sequence ATGCGCAAGCAAAAAATAGTGAATATTAAAGATCTGGTAGAAAGTTCCGATTTATCTAAAATTATGCAAAAAGGTCTGTTTTTGAACCGACTGAATCAACAGCTTCAGCGATGGTTCCCAAGCCAGTTTAAAGGAATGTATCGGCTGGCAAATTTTACGGAAAACGGTTTACATATTGAAGTGGCGAATGCGGTTGTGCGTCAGGGGTTTTTATTCCGCCGGCAGGAATTGCTGCAATTAGTACAAAAAGAATATCCGGAAATTACTCGACTTAATTTTAAAATTAATCCGGAATTAAACCGGTAA
- the secM gene encoding secA translation cis-regulator SecM, translating to MMKISTKGKHNFWSQLLVSMIAIFALPCAQGLNYSDAVTNENYQAQRTSIKQPAAKFSALIQQQVAVQQRQAQQCNVDCPKFAKIEPHFCLSPSYFHAPIRGSPLV from the coding sequence ATGATGAAAATTTCAACAAAGGGTAAACATAATTTCTGGTCGCAACTGCTCGTAAGCATGATTGCGATATTTGCTTTACCCTGTGCTCAAGGATTGAACTATTCCGATGCCGTTACCAATGAAAATTATCAGGCGCAGCGCACATCAATTAAACAGCCGGCGGCTAAATTTTCCGCTCTTATCCAACAACAGGTTGCGGTACAGCAACGGCAAGCACAGCAATGTAATGTGGATTGCCCGAAATTTGCTAAAATCGAACCGCACTTTTGCCTCTCTCCAAGCTACTTTCATGCGCCGATTCGCGGTAGTCCTTTAGTATAA
- the secA gene encoding preprotein translocase subunit SecA, translating to MLKTIATKIFGSRNDRVLRKLNKVVKKINGLEPAFSALTDDELKAKTAEFRARLEKGESLESLMPEAFATVREASRRVLGMRHFDVQLIGGMVLTNRNIAEMRTGEGKTLTATLPCYLNALTGKGVHVVTVNDYLANRDAETNRPLFEFLGMTVGVNIPGLPPEVKRAAYQADITYATNSELGFDYLRDNLAHSKEERFQRQLHYALVDEVDSILIDEARTPLIISGPAEDSSELYIAIDKLIPLLVKQDKEDTEEYQGDGDFTLDLKTKQAHLTERGQEKCENWLIENGFMTENESLYSPAKIGLVHHIYAALRAHTLFERDVDYIVKDGEIVIVDEHTGRTMAGRRWSDGLHQAIEAKEHVKIQGENQTVASITYQNYFRLYEKLAGMTGTADTEAFEFQQIYGLETIVIPTNRPMIRDDRTDVMFESEAYKFQAIIEDIKECVARSQPVLVGTASIEKSELLSNELDKAGIPHNVLNAKFHAQEAEIIANAGYPGAVTIATNMAGRGTDIVLGGNWRAEAAKLENPTEEQLEALKAAWQERHDVVMKAGGLHIIGTERHESRRIDNQLRGRSGRQGDPGSSRFYLSLDDSLMRIYLNEGKLNMMRKAFSTPGEAMESKLLAKVIASAQAKVEAHNFDGRKNLLQFDDVANDQRHAIYAQRNDLLDHEDISETIKAIREDVYNEVIDQYIPPQSLEEQWNIAELEKRLKQDFALDLPIQQWLEEDNQLHEDNLRERIIASAVEEYQHKEEIVGAETMRNFEKGVMLQTLDELWKEHLAAMDQLRKGIHLRGYAQKDPKQEYKKESFQMFTEMLDALKLTVIRTLSRVQVRTQEEAQAEAAQQAAAESKDYADDSASGERSVAQTTQRIGRNDPCPCGSGKKYKHCHGNRAAHEA from the coding sequence ATGTTAAAAACTATTGCAACCAAAATTTTCGGTAGCCGTAATGACCGCGTATTGCGTAAATTAAATAAAGTCGTTAAAAAAATTAATGGTTTAGAACCCGCTTTTAGCGCCTTAACGGACGATGAATTAAAAGCGAAAACCGCGGAATTCCGCGCCAGACTGGAAAAAGGCGAAAGTCTGGAAAGTTTGATGCCGGAAGCTTTTGCTACCGTGCGTGAGGCAAGCCGTCGCGTGTTAGGCATGCGCCATTTTGACGTGCAACTTATTGGCGGTATGGTGCTGACTAACCGTAATATCGCGGAAATGCGTACCGGTGAAGGTAAAACCCTGACCGCCACCTTACCTTGTTATTTAAACGCGCTAACCGGTAAAGGCGTGCACGTGGTTACTGTGAACGATTATTTAGCGAACCGCGATGCGGAAACCAACCGCCCGTTATTTGAGTTCCTCGGCATGACGGTGGGCGTGAATATCCCGGGGTTACCACCGGAAGTAAAACGCGCCGCTTATCAGGCGGATATTACTTATGCGACCAACAGCGAATTAGGCTTTGACTATTTGCGTGACAATCTTGCCCATAGCAAAGAAGAACGTTTCCAACGTCAATTGCATTATGCGCTGGTGGATGAAGTGGATTCAATCTTAATTGACGAAGCCCGTACGCCGTTAATTATTTCAGGTCCGGCGGAAGACAGCTCCGAACTTTATATCGCCATTGATAAATTAATTCCGTTATTAGTTAAACAGGATAAAGAAGATACCGAAGAATATCAGGGCGACGGCGATTTTACTTTAGATTTGAAAACCAAACAGGCGCATTTAACCGAGCGCGGTCAGGAAAAATGCGAAAACTGGTTAATTGAAAACGGCTTTATGACTGAAAACGAATCGTTATATTCGCCGGCAAAAATCGGTTTAGTGCATCATATTTATGCTGCATTGCGTGCTCACACTTTGTTTGAACGCGATGTGGATTATATTGTAAAAGACGGTGAAATCGTTATTGTTGACGAGCATACCGGTCGTACTATGGCGGGGCGCCGTTGGTCTGACGGTTTGCACCAGGCCATTGAAGCAAAAGAACATGTAAAAATTCAGGGTGAAAACCAAACTGTCGCTTCGATTACTTATCAAAACTATTTCCGCTTATATGAAAAATTAGCGGGTATGACGGGTACGGCGGATACCGAGGCTTTTGAATTCCAACAAATTTACGGGTTGGAAACCATCGTTATTCCAACTAACCGACCTATGATTCGTGATGACCGTACCGATGTAATGTTTGAAAGCGAAGCTTATAAGTTCCAGGCGATTATTGAGGATATTAAAGAATGCGTAGCCCGTAGCCAGCCGGTGTTGGTGGGTACCGCCTCTATCGAAAAATCGGAATTGCTTTCTAACGAATTGGATAAAGCGGGCATTCCTCATAACGTACTGAATGCTAAATTCCACGCACAGGAAGCGGAAATTATTGCCAACGCCGGTTATCCGGGAGCGGTGACTATCGCAACTAATATGGCGGGTCGCGGTACGGATATCGTATTAGGCGGTAACTGGAGAGCGGAAGCGGCGAAGTTAGAAAATCCGACGGAAGAACAGCTTGAGGCCTTAAAAGCCGCATGGCAGGAGCGCCATGATGTGGTGATGAAAGCGGGTGGGCTACATATTATCGGTACGGAACGTCATGAGTCCCGCCGTATTGATAACCAGTTGCGCGGTCGTTCAGGTCGTCAGGGCGACCCGGGTTCTTCACGTTTCTATTTATCCTTAGATGATTCGTTAATGCGTATTTACCTCAACGAAGGTAAACTGAACATGATGCGTAAAGCTTTCAGTACGCCGGGCGAAGCAATGGAATCTAAATTGCTGGCTAAAGTGATTGCCTCCGCTCAAGCGAAGGTAGAAGCCCATAACTTTGACGGCCGTAAAAACCTGTTACAATTTGACGATGTGGCGAACGATCAACGTCATGCGATTTATGCGCAGCGTAACGATTTATTGGATCATGAGGATATTTCGGAAACCATTAAAGCTATCCGCGAAGATGTGTATAACGAAGTGATTGATCAATATATTCCGCCTCAATCCTTAGAGGAACAATGGAATATCGCCGAATTGGAAAAACGCTTAAAACAGGATTTTGCTTTAGATCTGCCGATTCAGCAATGGTTAGAAGAAGATAACCAGTTGCACGAGGATAACTTACGCGAACGTATTATTGCTTCGGCGGTGGAAGAATACCAACACAAAGAAGAAATTGTCGGCGCGGAGACCATGCGTAACTTTGAAAAAGGCGTGATGTTGCAAACGCTCGACGAATTATGGAAAGAGCATTTAGCCGCTATGGATCAGCTGCGCAAAGGTATTCATTTACGCGGTTATGCGCAAAAAGATCCGAAACAGGAATACAAGAAAGAATCTTTCCAAATGTTTACGGAAATGTTAGATGCTTTAAAACTAACGGTTATCCGCACTTTAAGCCGTGTACAGGTACGCACTCAGGAAGAAGCACAGGCAGAGGCGGCTCAACAGGCAGCGGCGGAAAGCAAGGATTACGCTGACGACAGCGCCTCCGGCGAGCGCAGCGTTGCGCAGACAACACAGCGTATCGGGCGTAACGATCCTTGCCCTTGCGGTTCCGGCAAAAAATATAAACATTGCCACGGTAACCGAGCTGCTCACGAGGCATAA
- the mutT gene encoding 8-oxo-dGTP diphosphatase MutT has protein sequence MDKKTVQVAAGIIRNEFGQIYLTQRLEGQDFAQSLEFPGGKVDVNETPEQALKRELEEEVGIVALNPVMFEQFVFEYPNKIIHFYFYLISEWIGEPFGREGQEGFWIEQLDLDESQFPPANSKLIQRLLAEMNC, from the coding sequence GTGGATAAAAAAACAGTGCAGGTTGCGGCAGGTATTATCCGTAATGAATTCGGACAGATTTATCTTACTCAGCGTTTAGAAGGGCAGGATTTTGCGCAATCCCTTGAGTTTCCCGGCGGAAAAGTGGATGTAAACGAAACGCCGGAACAAGCGCTTAAACGGGAGTTGGAGGAAGAAGTCGGTATTGTTGCGCTAAATCCCGTTATGTTTGAGCAATTTGTGTTTGAATATCCGAATAAAATTATTCATTTCTATTTTTATCTGATCAGCGAATGGATTGGCGAGCCTTTCGGACGGGAGGGGCAGGAAGGATTTTGGATTGAACAGCTTGACCTGGACGAATCTCAATTTCCGCCGGCAAATTCCAAATTGATTCAGCGCCTGTTGGCAGAAATGAATTGTTAA
- a CDS encoding universal stress protein encodes MYKNILIAIDLSNLDSAKYVVDTCLKLTEDNPQAIFRVVTIIEPMDDSFISAFLPKNFDKSVLEEANKALHKFTEKAFPKGAKVQHIVSYGTIYEEINHLADEKNVDLIVMLASSQPNAKGLSANTVKVARNTDKPVLILR; translated from the coding sequence ATGTACAAAAATATTTTAATTGCCATCGATCTCAGCAATTTAGACAGCGCCAAATATGTAGTGGATACCTGCTTAAAACTCACGGAAGATAACCCGCAGGCGATATTTCGCGTAGTCACCATTATTGAGCCGATGGACGATAGTTTTATCTCCGCTTTTTTACCCAAAAACTTCGATAAATCCGTATTGGAGGAAGCAAACAAAGCTTTGCATAAATTCACGGAAAAAGCCTTCCCGAAAGGGGCAAAAGTGCAACATATCGTTTCTTACGGTACGATTTATGAAGAAATAAACCATCTGGCGGATGAAAAAAATGTGGATCTCATCGTCATGCTGGCAAGTAGCCAACCCAACGCAAAAGGGTTGAGCGCGAACACCGTAAAAGTGGCGCGAAACACCGATAAACCGGTATTAATTCTTCGATAA
- a CDS encoding TRAP transporter permease, with the protein MSEKIQSVDYDDLRDLVASNDEGGRNPAGFPKKLIVGTAILWSIFQLYYTSPFPFWLQEVLTQHNIDLNVVVDDTKARSVHLAFALFLAYLSFPALSTSPKHRIPIIDWICATAGAFLGAYYLFFYQSLVTRFGAPNLQDIIAGCIGIVLLLEATRRSLGLPLAVIAVIFLLYNFFGQYLPTSWIISHRSGSLSQIINQQWITTEGVFGVALGVSTKYVFLFVLFGALLDKAGAGNYFIKTAFAYLGHLSGGPAKAAVVSSALTGLVSGSSIANVVTTGTFTIPMMKRVGFTQEKAGAVEVASSVNGQLMPPVMGAAAFLMIEYINMPYNELILHAFLPALISYIALVYIVHLEACKMGLKGLPRTDPAKPFLVTLIRAIGTFLTLCIIYFVLELTLGWLKTAVPNEAFLIVCLLLLIVYILLIHRVASFPDLEPDDPNAKIVVLPATKPTVNAGLHYLLPVVVLMWCLMIERMSPGLSAFWGILALSAIIITQRPLLSLFRKENTDKFIQLKEGVQELIKGLETGARNMIGIGIATATAGIIVGVVSLTGFGVQLSSIIEILSMGNVLLMLILVAIFSLILGMGLPTTANYIVVSSLMALVIVEVGKQNGLIVPMIAVHLFVFYFGIMADVTPPVGLASFAAAAISGGSPIKTGATAFYYSLRTAILPFLFIFNTDLLLLDVGWAKGILVFITATIGVMAFTAATMGYFFTKNKKWEGLALILAAFMLFRPGFFMEYVSPTERHIEPAQLVQEIENAAAGQNLTIKVAGLNPYGKEIEFYSKLSIPAGENGEEKLKAMGLTLLNTGEKIQINGNETDKILIDNVEIDSPAAKAGLNWDQTIIDVEVPKNSLPKELMFIPALLLVSALAWNQRRRKNS; encoded by the coding sequence ATGTCAGAAAAAATTCAATCTGTCGATTATGATGATCTGAGAGACTTGGTTGCATCTAATGATGAGGGTGGGCGTAACCCTGCTGGATTTCCCAAAAAACTCATCGTAGGCACCGCCATTTTGTGGTCTATTTTTCAATTGTATTACACATCGCCGTTTCCGTTTTGGCTGCAAGAAGTGTTAACCCAACATAATATTGATCTCAATGTAGTTGTGGACGACACTAAAGCAAGATCCGTTCATTTGGCTTTTGCGCTATTTCTTGCCTACCTTTCTTTTCCGGCGCTCTCTACTTCGCCTAAACACCGCATACCAATTATTGACTGGATTTGTGCCACTGCCGGGGCGTTCTTAGGCGCTTATTATCTGTTCTTTTATCAAAGTCTAGTAACCCGATTCGGCGCGCCTAATCTGCAGGATATTATCGCAGGCTGTATTGGTATTGTACTATTGCTGGAAGCCACACGCCGAAGCCTTGGTTTACCTCTCGCGGTTATTGCCGTTATATTTTTGTTGTATAACTTCTTCGGGCAATACCTGCCTACAAGTTGGATTATCAGCCACCGTTCCGGTTCATTATCGCAAATCATTAACCAACAATGGATCACCACGGAAGGCGTATTCGGCGTCGCCCTGGGCGTTTCTACAAAATACGTATTTCTCTTCGTTTTATTCGGTGCCTTATTGGATAAAGCGGGGGCAGGTAATTATTTTATTAAAACCGCTTTTGCTTATTTGGGTCATTTAAGCGGCGGCCCTGCTAAAGCAGCGGTGGTTTCTTCGGCTTTAACGGGCTTGGTTTCAGGATCATCTATCGCCAATGTGGTAACTACCGGCACATTCACTATTCCCATGATGAAACGTGTAGGTTTCACCCAGGAAAAAGCGGGAGCCGTTGAAGTGGCGTCTTCCGTAAACGGTCAATTAATGCCGCCGGTTATGGGCGCCGCCGCTTTCCTGATGATCGAATATATCAATATGCCCTACAACGAATTGATCCTGCACGCATTCCTGCCGGCATTAATTTCTTATATCGCATTGGTTTATATTGTTCATCTCGAAGCCTGTAAAATGGGTTTAAAAGGGTTGCCAAGAACTGATCCGGCAAAACCGTTTTTAGTAACGTTAATCCGGGCAATAGGCACTTTCTTAACGCTTTGCATTATTTATTTTGTGCTTGAATTAACTCTGGGCTGGCTAAAAACTGCGGTGCCAAATGAAGCATTTTTAATCGTCTGCCTGTTATTGCTGATTGTTTACATTCTGCTCATTCATCGGGTGGCAAGCTTTCCGGATCTCGAACCTGATGATCCTAATGCAAAAATTGTCGTTCTGCCGGCAACCAAACCAACGGTAAATGCCGGCTTACATTATTTATTGCCGGTTGTGGTTTTAATGTGGTGTTTAATGATTGAGCGTATGTCGCCGGGTTTGTCCGCTTTTTGGGGAATTCTCGCCTTATCCGCCATTATTATTACCCAACGGCCTCTATTAAGCCTGTTCCGAAAAGAAAACACGGATAAATTTATCCAACTTAAAGAAGGCGTACAAGAACTGATTAAAGGTTTGGAAACCGGCGCCCGCAATATGATCGGTATCGGCATTGCCACCGCAACCGCCGGCATTATCGTAGGTGTGGTGTCATTAACCGGTTTTGGCGTGCAATTGTCCAGTATTATTGAAATTCTCTCCATGGGCAACGTATTGCTCATGCTGATTTTAGTGGCAATCTTCAGTTTAATTCTCGGTATGGGGCTACCGACTACGGCAAACTATATTGTGGTTTCATCCTTAATGGCGCTGGTTATCGTTGAAGTGGGTAAACAAAACGGGCTGATCGTGCCAATGATTGCGGTCCATTTATTTGTATTCTATTTCGGTATTATGGCGGACGTCACGCCGCCTGTAGGCTTAGCCTCCTTTGCCGCAGCGGCTATTTCCGGCGGAAGCCCGATAAAAACAGGGGCAACTGCGTTCTATTACAGTTTAAGAACGGCCATTTTACCCTTCCTGTTTATTTTTAACACTGACCTGTTATTACTTGATGTGGGTTGGGCAAAAGGTATTTTAGTATTTATTACCGCAACCATCGGGGTAATGGCGTTTACAGCCGCAACCATGGGATATTTCTTTACTAAAAATAAAAAATGGGAAGGCTTAGCCCTGATACTTGCCGCATTTATGCTGTTCAGACCGGGTTTCTTTATGGAATATGTTTCACCTACGGAACGCCATATTGAACCTGCTCAATTAGTGCAGGAAATCGAAAATGCGGCGGCAGGGCAAAATCTGACAATTAAAGTAGCCGGATTAAATCCTTATGGCAAAGAAATTGAGTTTTATTCAAAACTCAGTATCCCGGCAGGTGAAAACGGTGAAGAAAAATTAAAAGCCATGGGTTTAACATTGTTGAATACCGGAGAAAAGATCCAGATTAACGGCAATGAAACCGATAAGATTTTAATTGATAATGTTGAAATTGATTCGCCTGCCGCCAAAGCGGGCTTAAATTGGGATCAAACCATTATTGATGTCGAAGTGCCAAAAAATTCATTACCAAAAGAACTGATGTTTATTCCTGCATTGCTGCTTGTTTCTGCGCTTGCATGGAATCAACGCCGTCGTAAAAACAGCTAA
- a CDS encoding TAXI family TRAP transporter solute-binding subunit — MKKLLKLSLVAGLAMTALAVQAEERFITIGTGGQTGVYYVVGQSICQLVNRDTAKTQIKCNAPSTGASIANLNAIADKQMDMGIAQSDWQYHAYNGTSAFEGKKNEKLRAVFSLHAEPFTLMARDDSGIKTFDDLKGKRVNVGDPGSGTRATINVIMAEKGWTDKNFKVAAELKPAEMASAMCDNNLDAITYNVGHPNGALKEAAASCDSHLVPVTGPEIDKLVSEHSYYAKAVIPGGLYKGTDNPVETFGSYATLVSSTDVDADKVYAVVKAVFDNFDRFKRLHPAFANLKEEDMIKNALSAPLHEGAERYYKERGWLK, encoded by the coding sequence ATGAAAAAATTATTAAAATTATCATTAGTAGCCGGCCTCGCAATGACAGCGCTTGCCGTACAGGCTGAAGAGCGTTTTATCACTATCGGTACCGGCGGACAAACCGGGGTTTATTATGTAGTCGGTCAGTCTATCTGCCAATTAGTAAATCGTGATACGGCAAAAACACAAATCAAATGTAATGCGCCTTCAACCGGTGCCTCTATCGCTAATTTGAACGCTATCGCAGACAAACAAATGGATATGGGGATTGCGCAATCGGACTGGCAATATCACGCCTATAACGGCACCAGTGCTTTCGAAGGTAAGAAAAATGAAAAATTACGTGCGGTGTTCTCACTTCATGCGGAACCTTTTACCTTAATGGCGCGTGACGATTCCGGCATCAAAACCTTTGACGACTTGAAAGGCAAACGTGTAAATGTGGGCGACCCGGGTTCCGGCACAAGAGCGACAATTAACGTAATTATGGCTGAAAAAGGCTGGACGGATAAAAACTTTAAAGTTGCCGCAGAATTAAAACCGGCGGAGATGGCTTCAGCAATGTGCGATAACAACTTAGACGCCATTACTTACAACGTCGGTCACCCGAACGGCGCATTAAAAGAAGCCGCCGCTTCCTGCGATTCGCATTTAGTGCCGGTCACAGGTCCCGAAATTGATAAATTAGTCAGCGAACATTCTTATTATGCTAAAGCGGTAATTCCGGGCGGCTTGTACAAAGGTACGGATAATCCGGTGGAAACATTCGGTTCTTACGCGACTTTAGTCAGCTCGACTGATGTGGATGCGGATAAAGTGTATGCGGTAGTAAAAGCGGTATTTGATAATTTCGATCGTTTCAAACGTTTACACCCGGCATTCGCTAACTTAAAAGAAGAAGACATGATTAAAAATGCGCTTTCGGCACCGCTTCACGAAGGTGCGGAACGTTATTATAAAGAACGTGGCTGGTTAAAATAA